Below is a window of Cyanobacterium sp. T60_A2020_053 DNA.
TAGGTGCAGAATTGCCTTATAAAAACTTATTAGATAGCCAAGTACAAAGATTATTTTTATCAGACTTATTAACATCGGAAAATATCACGGGTAATTTAGCCATATTAAAATTAATTATCACCCCAGAAAATCAAGCTGTATCGGAAGCTCAAAAAATATTAGCAAATACAGAAAACCGAGAAGATTTTAACCTAAAATTAGATTTAGTAGAAGCTATACTGGTAAATAAATTCCCAAAATTGAGCATAGAGGAAATACAAAAGATGATCAACTTGAGAGAAGCAGACATTACCCAAACTCGTTTTTATCAAGAAGTTTTAGAAATCGGGCGCGGTGAAGGGCGCACGGAAGGGCGCACGGAAGGAGTGCAAGAAGGCAGACAATTAGGGGAGGCAAATATTATCATTCGTTTGTTAAATCGCCGTTGTGGTATTCTTAGCAGTTATTTAGAAGAAAAAGTACGAAGTCTTCCGTTGAGTCAATTAGATTTATTAGGAGAAGCCTTACTCGATTTTCAAAATATTGGTGACTTGGAAAACTGGATAATGAATAATGAATAATTAATAATGGACAAATATAAGGATATGTTATGCTAGTAAAGCCGAAATATTAATAATTACAGACTAAATAAATAGAGTCATATTATAATGTCCTTAACTATAGAACAAGAATTATTACAAGCCGTGAGTAAACGGCGCAATTTTGCCATTATTTCTCACCCTGACGCAGGAAAAACTACCCTCACGGAAAAGTTACTACTCTACGGGGGTGCTATTCACGAAGCTGGGGCTGTGAAAGCCAAACGAGAACAACGTAAGGTTACATCCGACTGGATGGAAATGGAAAAGCAAAGAGGTATTTCTATTACCTCTACTGTACTACAATTTGCTTACAAAGATTATCAAATCAACTTATTAGATACTCCGGGCCACCAAGATTTCAGTGAAGACACCTATCGCACCCTAGCGGCGGCGGATAATGCTGTAATGTTAATTGATGCAGCCAAAGGTTTAGAGCCTCAAACCCGTAAATTATTTGAGGTGTGCCAGTTGCGTTCTTTACCTATCTTTACATTTATTAATAAAATGGATCGCTCGGGTCGTGAACCGTTAGAGTTATTAGATGAAATTGAACAGGAATTAGGCTTAAAAACTTTTGCGGTTAATTATCCTGTGGGCATGGGCGATTATTTTAAAGGGGTTTTTAGTCGTCGTCAAAATGCTTACCATTTATTTGATCGAGTGGTGCATGGTAGCCAAGAAGCGCCCGAAATGATTATCCCCTATGGTGATGATAGTATCAAAAAATATTTGGATGAGCAGTTATATCAACAAACTTTAGAAGAATTAGAGTTAATTAAAGAGGTTGCCTCAGAATTTGACCTTGAGGCGATTCGGGCAGGGAAAATGACCCCAGTATTTTTCGGTAGTGCCATGACTAATTTTGGAGTGCGCTTATTTCTCGATGCGTTTTTAGAGTATGCTTTGCCTCCTACCCCCAGAAATTCCAGTTTAGGGGCGTTAGAGCCTACTTACCCTGATTTTAGTGGTTTTGTGTTTAAGTTACAGGCAAATATGGACGCTAGACACCGAGACAGGGTGGCATTTGTCAGGGTTTGTACTGGTAAATTTGAAAAGGATATGTCGGTAAATCATGCGCGCACCGGGAAAAGTATCCGTTTATCTCGTCCGCAAAAGTTGTTTGCCCAAGGGCGAGAATCCATTGAGGAAGCCTATCCGGGCGATGTTATCGGCTTAAATAATCCGGGGATGTTTGCCATCGGTGATACTATCTATTTGGGTAAGAAAATTGAATATGACGGCATTCCTAGTTTTTCCCCTGAGTTATTTGCTTTTCTCAAAAATCCTAATCCTTCCAAGTTTAAGCAATTCCAAAAAGGGGTGCAAGAGTTACAGGAGGAGGGCGCTGTGCAAATTATGTATTCTGTCGATGAGTTTATCAGAGACCCGATTTTGGCGGCTGTAGGACAGTTGCAATTTGAAGTAGTACAACATCGTTTAGAAAATGAGTATAATGTGGAATCTCGTTTAGAACCTATGGCTTACGGTGTCGCGCGCTGGGTGGTTGACGGCTGGGAAGCATTAGAGAAAGTCGGGCGCTTGTTTAACACCATGACGGTTAAGGATGTGCTAGGGCGCCCGGTGCTGTTATTTAAAAATGAATGGAATATCACCCAAGTACAAGGAGACCATCCTGATTTAAAATTGAGTAAAATTGCCTTGCATTAGTGGCAAACTTATAAATTTTTTGCTATATTAGATATATCCCCAATCCCACCCCAACCCCAGCCCTCTTCCTTCGGGAAGGGGGCTCCCTTTTTGCTCAGGGCGTTTTCAACTTCAGGTACAAAATTTATTTGTTTAGCAGAGGAAGCAAGGGAGAAAGGGGAGATTTTTTACTATTAATTAGGGGTTGGTGAAAAAGTATTTTGGTGAGGGGAGGTGTCAGGTTTGGGGTTTCAGGTATCAGGTGAAATACTTATAAATTAAAGAATTAAGCCAAGTAGTTATTTTTCATAAATTGCTCATTTGTATCAATAATTTTGGCTCTCCTACAGTAGTTATAACAAATTAATAAAAAATAATTAATATAAACTTTAATCAGTATGGCTTTGAGTGTTTTAAAAATGCAATTATTATAAGTCAACAGTTTAAATTTAACCTAATACCTGCTACCTGATACCTGAAACCTTTATTTCACCTAACACCCGATACCTGACACCTTTACAGCGCCCTCCACCCTCATATTTAATTAGTAGGAGAAAACCTCTTAGCTAAAGACTCCACTCTCTTTTGAGCAATAATATTTTTATCATCAAAAACTAAAGTTTGTTTATAAACTTCTAAGGCTTGAGCCGTTAATTGTTTCTTCTCATAAACATTACCTAAATTATTCAAAGCGATAGTATATTCAGGATATAACTTGATTGCTTCCTTATAGTTACGAATAGCAATATCATATTGTTCTTGAGAAAAATAAGCGAAACCCATAGCATTATAAATTAGAGCTTTATTTTCTAAGCTAAGATCATTATCTGCTTTAAGCGCTTTTTGTAATAATTGAACAGCTTGAACAAATAACTTTTTATCCAAATAAATACTACCTAATTCATAGTATTCTTGAGCAGTACCTTTTTCTGTGGTTAACTTTTTTTGTAGATTGGAAAAACGACTTTCTATTTTTCTCGTTTTAAGCACTTGTCGAAATAAAAATATCGCCACCACAACGAGTATTCCTAAAAGGATAGAGATATAAGTTAAAGGGAGATTATCAGTCATAAATTATTTTAATTAATGGATTTACTATCATTCAAGGGTTATCGATCTATTTTTCCACATCCTCCGCTCATTGTACAAAAATAAGGTCATCTCAGGAAAAAATCAGTAACAATATTAAGAAAGATAAAGTTAACAGAATGAAAGAAACAATGAAAATCGCTGTGGTGGGAGATGTTCATGATCAATGGTCTGAAAAAGATGAAGAAGCCTTACAATATTTAGGGGTGGATTTAGTGCTATTTGTGGGGGATTTTGGTAACGAATCC
It encodes the following:
- a CDS encoding tetratricopeptide repeat protein, translating into MTDNLPLTYISILLGILVVVAIFLFRQVLKTRKIESRFSNLQKKLTTEKGTAQEYYELGSIYLDKKLFVQAVQLLQKALKADNDLSLENKALIYNAMGFAYFSQEQYDIAIRNYKEAIKLYPEYTIALNNLGNVYEKKQLTAQALEVYKQTLVFDDKNIIAQKRVESLAKRFSPTN
- a CDS encoding peptide chain release factor 3; the encoded protein is MSLTIEQELLQAVSKRRNFAIISHPDAGKTTLTEKLLLYGGAIHEAGAVKAKREQRKVTSDWMEMEKQRGISITSTVLQFAYKDYQINLLDTPGHQDFSEDTYRTLAAADNAVMLIDAAKGLEPQTRKLFEVCQLRSLPIFTFINKMDRSGREPLELLDEIEQELGLKTFAVNYPVGMGDYFKGVFSRRQNAYHLFDRVVHGSQEAPEMIIPYGDDSIKKYLDEQLYQQTLEELELIKEVASEFDLEAIRAGKMTPVFFGSAMTNFGVRLFLDAFLEYALPPTPRNSSLGALEPTYPDFSGFVFKLQANMDARHRDRVAFVRVCTGKFEKDMSVNHARTGKSIRLSRPQKLFAQGRESIEEAYPGDVIGLNNPGMFAIGDTIYLGKKIEYDGIPSFSPELFAFLKNPNPSKFKQFQKGVQELQEEGAVQIMYSVDEFIRDPILAAVGQLQFEVVQHRLENEYNVESRLEPMAYGVARWVVDGWEALEKVGRLFNTMTVKDVLGRPVLLFKNEWNITQVQGDHPDLKLSKIALH